A genome region from Tolypothrix sp. PCC 7712 includes the following:
- a CDS encoding aminotransferase class V-fold PLP-dependent enzyme has protein sequence MKDEKLSFKLQSSEYANLWTLDPEITFLNHGSFGACPKAVLEVQQKLRSQLEQEPINFFGRAWEPLIDNARSKLADFVGADSEDVVFVNNATTGVNAVLRSLTFTAEDEILTTNHEYNACRNALDFIASRTGVRIVIAKIPFPIESPQQVIAAVMERVSPKTKLALIDHVTSQTGLIFPIQQLIKELQQQGVDTLIDGAHAPGMIALNLREIGAAYYTGNCHKWLCAPKGAAFLYVQPDKQSEIRPLTISHGANSPRTDKSRFQLEFDWTGTDDPTAYMCVPEAIAFMGSLLPGGWDELRQQNHQLVLEARQLLCQSLGVLPPCPESMIGSMAVIPMPNALENRHFMSVHDDLFDKFGIQVQVVPWQESPRLLLRISAQIYNKLEQYAYLAKALSQLAGG, from the coding sequence ATGAAGGATGAAAAGCTAAGTTTCAAACTTCAGTCTTCAGAATATGCAAACTTATGGACTCTTGATCCAGAAATAACATTTCTGAATCATGGGTCTTTTGGTGCTTGTCCGAAAGCAGTGCTAGAGGTTCAGCAAAAATTGCGATCGCAGCTGGAACAAGAGCCAATCAACTTTTTTGGTAGAGCGTGGGAACCCCTAATAGATAACGCTAGAAGCAAACTAGCCGACTTTGTAGGCGCGGATAGCGAGGATGTGGTATTTGTCAATAATGCGACGACTGGTGTAAATGCAGTATTGCGATCGCTTACCTTTACTGCTGAAGATGAAATTTTGACAACCAACCACGAATATAACGCTTGCCGCAATGCCTTAGATTTTATTGCTAGTCGCACTGGCGTACGGATAGTCATTGCTAAAATTCCGTTTCCGATTGAGTCGCCACAGCAGGTAATAGCGGCGGTAATGGAGCGAGTTTCCCCAAAAACAAAGTTAGCCCTGATAGATCATGTAACTAGCCAGACAGGGCTGATTTTCCCGATTCAGCAGTTAATCAAGGAATTGCAACAGCAAGGCGTAGATACACTCATAGATGGTGCCCATGCTCCGGGAATGATAGCGCTGAATCTGCGAGAAATTGGGGCAGCTTATTACACAGGTAATTGCCATAAATGGCTATGTGCGCCCAAGGGAGCCGCATTTTTGTACGTGCAACCAGATAAACAGTCAGAAATTCGTCCTCTGACAATTAGTCATGGTGCTAATTCACCTAGAACCGATAAATCGAGATTTCAACTAGAATTCGATTGGACAGGTACAGACGATCCTACCGCTTATATGTGCGTTCCCGAAGCGATCGCCTTTATGGGTTCCTTGCTTCCTGGAGGTTGGGATGAGCTGAGGCAGCAAAATCATCAGTTAGTATTAGAAGCCAGACAACTACTTTGCCAATCTCTGGGAGTTTTACCACCTTGTCCCGAGTCAATGATTGGTTCGATGGCAGTTATACCCATGCCAAATGCGTTAGAAAATCGACATTTTATGTCTGTACATGATGACTTATTTGATAAATTTGGCATTCAAGTACAGGTAGTACCCTGGCAGGAATCGCCTCGCCTGCTGCTGCGGATATCCGCACAAATTTACAATAAGCTAGAGCAGTATGCATATTTAGCAAAAGCGCTGAGTCAGCTCGCGGGTGGTTAA